The Mytilus edulis unplaced genomic scaffold, xbMytEdul2.2 SCAFFOLD_1092, whole genome shotgun sequence genome has a window encoding:
- the LOC139504736 gene encoding threonine aspartase 1-like, giving the protein MIAIHAGAGYHSESKSDVYKRICKQACLLAIEAIKCGKNAVDCVTIAVKCLENSPNTNAGIGSNLTMDGTVECDASVMDGLSLQFGAVGCVQGFQNPVEAARLLVEKQKQGNLSLGRIPPSILVGNRAEKWISENDPHINTSCNLITDESKRMFLKYKRRLELHEERSEQQKEKDSSE; this is encoded by the exons GTGCTGGTTACCATTCAGAATCTAAATCAGATGTGTACAAAAGAATTTGTAAACAAGCCTGTTTATTG GCCATTGAAGCAATAAAGTGTGGAAAAAATGCAGTAGACTGTGTAACCATAGCTGTAAAATGTTTGGAG aacTCTCCCAATACAAATGCAGGAATAGGATCTAACCTGACCATGGATGGGACTGTTGAGTGTGATGCAAGTGTTATGGATGGCCTGTCACTTCAGTTTGGAGCTGTTGGTTGTGTCCAGG GATTTCAGAATCCAGTGGAAGCAGCTAGGCTACTTgtggaaaaacaaaaacaaggcaATTTATCCTTAGGAAGAATTCCACCAAG cattttggtaGGAAATAGAGCAGAGAAATGGATATCAGAAAATGACCCTCATATCAACACTAGTTGTAATCTGATTACAG ATGAATCAAAGAGAATGTTTCTGAAGTATAAAAGAAGACTAGAACTTCATGAGGAAAGAAGTGAACAACAAAAGGAGAAAGATTCATCAGAATAA
- the LOC139504737 gene encoding threonine aspartase 1-like, with translation MEDSIQSLIQDTVGAIAMDTSGNLAAAVSSGGIALKQPGRLGPAATYGSGCWAYNWSSDSKPGVAIATSESEFLKHLDCKFGGAIALRQDKYDNKQSVELIWGHTTDSMCIGFMSLSDKKPKVFLSRLPPQSLPGKSFTMEGRQIYK, from the exons ATGGAAGACAGCATTCAGAGTTTGATACAAGATACAGTTGGAGCGATCGCCATGGATACTTCTGGTAACCTAGCAGCAGCTGTATCTAGTGGTGGTATAGCCCTTAAACAACCAGGCAGACTTGGACca GCTGCAACCTATGGTTCAGGATGTTGGGCTTACAATTGGTCATCAGACAGCAAGCCAGGGGTTGCAATAGCAACTTCAG AGTCTGAATTCCTGAAACACCTTGACTGCAAATTTGGTGGAGCGATAGCTTTAAGACAAGACAAATATGATAATAAACAGTCAG TAGAACTTATATGGGGACATACAACAGACAGCATGTGTATAGGTTTTATGTCTTTATCAGATAAAAAACCAAAG GTATTCCTTTCAAGACTTCCACCACAAAGCCTACCTGGAAAGTCATTTACAATGGAAGGAAGacagatttataaataa